In Sinorhizobium numidicum, the following proteins share a genomic window:
- a CDS encoding mannose-1-phosphate guanylyltransferase/mannose-6-phosphate isomerase, translating to MPGKIVPVIMAGGKGTRLWPLSRSASPKQFIQLIGDRTLFQKTLLRISNSDIYEAAVVVTNEEFRFLAAEQARKIGVGLSTIVLEPMARNTAAAVAAAAAVASHLFGEECIIHVLASDHEITVDQSYLEANSIARVEAANGKLVTFGITPTEPATGYGYIEVGAALSSGAYSVRRFVEKPAFQRALEMLSTGGFYWNSGMFMFSISTLLNELAEHAPEVLKATNLAVSKAVSDLDFVRLDGDAFGKCPDISIDYAIMEKTSRAVVVPSVFEWSDLGSWDSVWKASTHDKNDNVASANTTLTNTKSSLIMTHGAHLAVHGLEGVAVIASEDAVYVGRLRDSQDVGKVVRILASMPATAKLTETHPTTYRPWGGCTTVLNGDRFQVRRIFVTQGKRLSLQRHHHHSEHWIVVKGTAEVTVGENVQLLRENESVCIPLGEAHRLANPGRTVLEVIEIQTGSYLGEDDIIRISDEFGRSE from the coding sequence TTGCCCGGGAAAATTGTTCCGGTGATAATGGCAGGCGGCAAGGGTACACGGCTATGGCCGCTCTCTCGTTCAGCGTCGCCGAAGCAATTCATCCAGCTTATTGGCGATCGAACGCTCTTCCAAAAGACGCTTTTGCGCATCTCCAACTCGGACATCTACGAAGCCGCCGTCGTTGTTACCAATGAAGAGTTCCGCTTCCTTGCAGCAGAACAGGCACGCAAGATAGGTGTTGGTTTGAGCACGATTGTACTTGAACCAATGGCGCGTAACACAGCCGCGGCAGTTGCCGCGGCTGCCGCCGTGGCATCGCACCTCTTCGGTGAAGAATGTATCATTCACGTATTAGCCTCCGATCACGAGATCACCGTCGACCAGTCTTATCTCGAGGCAAATTCAATCGCGCGCGTGGAGGCTGCAAACGGGAAATTGGTGACGTTCGGTATTACGCCTACCGAGCCGGCAACTGGCTATGGCTACATCGAGGTCGGCGCAGCGCTTTCGAGTGGAGCCTATTCCGTCCGTCGTTTTGTTGAAAAGCCGGCTTTCCAAAGAGCGCTCGAGATGTTGTCAACGGGCGGCTTTTATTGGAATTCCGGCATGTTTATGTTCTCAATATCGACATTGCTAAATGAGCTTGCCGAGCATGCCCCGGAGGTACTAAAGGCTACGAATTTGGCGGTATCGAAAGCGGTAAGCGATCTCGATTTCGTGCGTCTTGACGGTGACGCCTTCGGAAAATGCCCCGACATATCTATCGATTACGCGATCATGGAAAAGACATCGAGGGCAGTGGTTGTGCCTTCTGTTTTCGAATGGTCCGACCTTGGGAGCTGGGATTCGGTCTGGAAGGCGAGCACACACGATAAGAACGACAATGTCGCTTCCGCAAACACAACGTTAACAAATACCAAAAGCTCGTTGATTATGACCCATGGCGCACATCTCGCCGTACATGGGCTTGAAGGCGTTGCCGTAATCGCCAGCGAGGATGCCGTTTATGTCGGTCGTCTTAGGGATAGCCAAGACGTCGGCAAGGTTGTGAGAATCCTTGCATCCATGCCTGCTACCGCGAAGCTTACCGAAACGCATCCGACTACTTATCGGCCCTGGGGCGGTTGTACGACCGTCTTAAATGGCGACCGTTTTCAAGTAAGACGCATCTTTGTCACACAAGGAAAGAGGCTGTCACTCCAGCGGCACCATCATCATTCCGAGCATTGGATCGTCGTCAAAGGAACTGCAGAAGTGACCGTTGGCGAAAATGTGCAACTGCTGCGGGAGAATGAATCAGTCTGTATTCCGCTTGGCGAAGCGCATCGGCTTGCAAATCCCGGCAGAACAGTGCTCGAAGTTATTGAGATACAGACCGGTTCCTATCTCGGCGAGGACGACATCATTCGCATCTCCGACGAGTTTGGAAGGAGTGAATAA
- a CDS encoding dienelactone hydrolase family protein → MAEVLLFHHAQGLTPGVRAFADDVRASGHIVHTPDLFDGRTFQSIDEGLAYIGEIGFDEMRERGVRVADELPPELVYAGFSFGVLPAQKLAQTRPGARGALLFHSCLPISGEWAFGPWPDGVAVQIHGMDNDPIFVGEGDIDAAREIVEKVEDAELFLYPGDQHYFADSSLPSYDADATALLTIRVLEFLDRV, encoded by the coding sequence ATGGCTGAGGTCTTGCTGTTCCACCACGCACAGGGGCTGACCCCGGGTGTGCGCGCGTTCGCCGACGACGTGCGGGCCAGCGGTCACATCGTGCACACGCCGGACCTGTTCGACGGACGCACGTTCCAGAGTATCGATGAGGGTCTCGCCTATATCGGTGAAATCGGATTCGACGAAATGCGGGAGCGCGGCGTCCGCGTCGCCGACGAACTGCCTCCCGAGCTCGTCTACGCCGGGTTCTCGTTCGGTGTGCTGCCGGCACAGAAGCTGGCACAGACACGGCCCGGAGCCCGCGGAGCCCTGCTCTTCCACTCTTGCCTGCCGATCAGTGGCGAGTGGGCCTTCGGCCCCTGGCCGGACGGCGTCGCGGTCCAAATCCACGGTATGGACAACGACCCGATCTTCGTCGGCGAGGGCGACATCGACGCCGCCCGCGAGATTGTCGAGAAGGTCGAGGACGCGGAGCTTTTCCTGTACCCCGGCGATCAGCACTACTTCGCCGACAGCTCGCTCCCGTCGTACGACGCCGATGCGACCGCGCTACTCACCATCCGAGTGCTTGAGTTCCTGGACCGCGTCTGA